In a genomic window of [Empedobacter] haloabium:
- a CDS encoding lysophospholipid acyltransferase family protein, translating to MRKAVLFLRSLLFTVVMAIATIVWSFVCMLAAPLPYNKRYWVTSRWNVFMIWCAKVICGIHYEFKGYENFPDSPAIVLSKHQSAWETIFLLANLPRPLVFVFKKEILYIPFFGWGIALLRMIPIDRKQGKNAFKMVVAHGKRRLKDGQWIIMFPEGTRIPVGQAGKYKSGGTRLAIETNAPVVPIALNSGECWPKNSFIKYPGKVTVSIGKPISPEGHTPDSMMEQVEQWIESEMRVISPHAYNAG from the coding sequence TTGCGTAAAGCCGTCCTGTTCCTGCGTTCCCTGTTGTTTACCGTGGTGATGGCGATCGCCACGATCGTCTGGTCGTTCGTCTGCATGCTGGCCGCGCCGCTGCCCTACAACAAGCGCTATTGGGTCACGTCGCGCTGGAACGTCTTCATGATCTGGTGCGCGAAGGTCATCTGCGGCATCCATTACGAGTTCAAGGGTTATGAGAATTTCCCGGACAGCCCGGCCATCGTGCTGTCGAAACACCAGTCGGCCTGGGAGACGATCTTCCTGCTGGCGAACCTGCCGCGGCCCCTGGTGTTCGTGTTCAAGAAGGAAATCCTGTACATCCCCTTCTTCGGCTGGGGCATCGCGTTGTTGCGGATGATCCCGATCGACCGCAAACAGGGCAAAAATGCGTTCAAGATGGTGGTCGCGCACGGCAAACGTCGCCTGAAAGACGGCCAATGGATTATCATGTTCCCCGAAGGCACCCGCATTCCGGTGGGCCAGGCCGGCAAGTACAAGAGCGGTGGCACGCGTCTCGCGATCGAGACCAACGCGCCGGTCGTGCCGATCGCGCTCAACTCCGGTGAATGCTGGCCGAAGAATTCGTTTATCAAATATCCAGGCAAGGTCACGGTTTCCATTGGCAAGCCGATCTCGCCGGAAGGGCACACGCCCGACAGCATGATGGAACAGGTGGAACAGTGGATCGAATCAGAAATGCGCGTCATTTCGCCCCACGCCTACAACGCTGGCTAG
- a CDS encoding GNAT family N-acetyltransferase, with translation MTILAIRPYRPADFPAVAAVYDAAKLDEFAFESARFTLLPLAQDTERLAAFAQCDVIVCTCYDAIIGFAAWCGDTLRALFVAPTARGRGVGRMLLEAVLARLPGDVRVNVAASNQVAQGLYRSAGFVATGTVEQAYNGVPVVYTAMLLARG, from the coding sequence ATGACGATACTGGCCATCCGTCCTTACCGCCCGGCGGATTTCCCTGCCGTCGCCGCAGTCTACGACGCGGCCAAGCTGGACGAATTCGCATTTGAGTCGGCGCGTTTCACGCTGCTGCCGCTGGCGCAGGACACCGAACGGCTGGCAGCCTTCGCGCAATGCGACGTGATCGTCTGCACCTGCTATGACGCCATCATCGGCTTCGCCGCCTGGTGCGGCGACACGCTGCGCGCGCTGTTCGTCGCGCCCACCGCCCGTGGCCGGGGCGTGGGCCGCATGCTGCTGGAGGCCGTGCTGGCGCGGCTGCCGGGCGACGTGCGGGTTAATGTCGCCGCCTCCAACCAGGTCGCGCAGGGCTTGTATCGCAGTGCCGGCTTTGTTGCGACCGGTACGGTGGAGCAGGCTTATAACGGCGTGCCGGTGGTGTACACGGCGATGCTGCTGGCGCGGGGCTGA
- a CDS encoding SprT family zinc-dependent metalloprotease, with protein sequence MNLLRPPVPLRRPDPVLPPLAPGLERRQLLVGEFVLQYVLRRSSRNSIGFMIDDDGLRVTAPKRCTLVDVENAILAKRNWIMTKLDERRQRRAARLEKPPVEWKDGARLPYLGGEITLRLYAAPRNRTEFNPATRELTMGLVSGATEQLVKERVRNWYKQQAEGLFQQRLDLYAPRVGVQYASFSLSSADTRWGSCTVQRAIRLNWKLLQFSLPLIDYVVAHELAHILEMNHSARFWAHVGRVYPQYEEAKQLLRRRSQELPVLWN encoded by the coding sequence GTGAATTTGCTGCGTCCTCCTGTCCCGCTGCGCCGGCCCGACCCGGTGCTGCCGCCGCTTGCGCCGGGCCTGGAACGGCGCCAGCTGCTGGTCGGCGAATTCGTGCTGCAATACGTGCTGCGCCGCTCCAGCCGCAATTCGATCGGCTTCATGATCGACGACGATGGCCTGCGCGTGACCGCGCCGAAGCGCTGCACGCTGGTCGACGTGGAGAACGCGATCCTCGCCAAGCGCAACTGGATCATGACGAAGCTGGACGAACGGCGCCAGCGCCGGGCCGCCCGGCTGGAAAAGCCGCCAGTGGAATGGAAGGACGGCGCCCGGCTGCCTTATCTGGGGGGCGAGATCACGCTGCGCCTGTACGCGGCGCCACGCAACCGCACCGAGTTCAATCCGGCCACGCGGGAGCTGACCATGGGACTCGTATCCGGCGCCACCGAGCAGCTGGTCAAGGAACGCGTGCGCAACTGGTACAAGCAGCAGGCCGAAGGCCTGTTCCAGCAGCGCCTCGACCTGTATGCGCCGCGGGTGGGCGTGCAGTACGCCAGCTTTTCGCTGTCCTCGGCGGATACGCGCTGGGGCTCCTGCACCGTGCAGCGCGCGATCCGGCTGAACTGGAAGCTGCTGCAGTTCTCGCTGCCGCTGATCGACTATGTCGTGGCGCACGAGCTGGCGCACATCCTGGAAATGAACCACAGCGCGCGCTTCTGGGCGCACGTCGGCCGCGTCTATCCGCAGTACGAGGAAGCCAAGCAGCTGCTGCGGCGCCGGTCGCAGGAGCTGCCGGTGTTGTGGAACTGA